The following nucleotide sequence is from Acidobacteriota bacterium.
CCAGTAGAGAGCCGCCTGCACATCGCTGTTCCGGATGGACTTGTGATACGCGCTGATGAGGTTGTAATGCTCTTCCCCGCCCCAGTCGTAGACCACACGACCGCTCGACAGCCAGGCGCGGACGTCGGCGGGCGTCATGGCGCGGCCCTCCGGATAGCGCAGGACCAGGGCCTCGAGCGCGTTGAGGGCGAAGCGCGCATCGGCGGCGGACAGGCGCGCCAAGTCTTCCAGGACAGGGTCCGGGATTGCCCGGCCCGAGGCTTTCAGCGCTGCGTCCTCGGCCATCGCGCGCCTCAGGATCTTCAGGATCTCCTGTTCGCCGAGCCCGGGGAGGATCACCACGCGGCACCGGGACAGGAGGGCCGGCGTGAGATGGAAGGACGGGTTCTCCGTCGTCGTTCCCAGCAGGACCACGGACCCCTCCTCCAGGTAGGGGAGGAACGCGTCCTGCTGGGCCTTGTTGAACCGGTGGATCTCGTCCATGAACAGGATCGTCGGGCGACCGTCGCCGCGCCATCCCGAACGGGCCTTCTCCATGACCTCTCGAACTTCCTTCAGGGAGGAAAGAACGGCAGACAGGCCCACGAAGGGCCGGCGCGTTCCTCCCGCGATGAGCCGGGCGAGGGTCGTCTTGCCGCTTCCGGGTGGACCCCAGAGGATGGTGCTCGCGAGCGCATCGGCGGCGACTTGCCGTCCGAAGGGCGTCTCGGGGCCCGACACCGACTCCAAGCCGAGAAGATCCTCCCATTTCCTGGGGCGGACCCTCTCGGCGAGGGGTGCCACGGGCGCGTCGGTGCGGAACAGTGAGGCCATGGGGCCTCCCGGGCCTCGGGCTCGGTCCGCCTGGGCGTCCTAGCCCTCCGGCGGAGCGCCCGCGCCCTCGGCGGGTTTCGCGGCCGTCTTCTCGGCGGGGGCCTTGGCCTTCTTGGCGCCCTTGGCGGGCTTCGTCTCGAACTTGGGCTCGCGGCCCACGAGTTCCACGATGGCCTCCTCGGCGCCGTCGCCCCTTCGCGCGCCCAGCTTCAGCACGCGGGTGTACCCGCCGGGCCTCTGGGCGTAGAGCGGGCCGAGCACGGAGAAGAGCTTCTTCAGGGCCTCGGGGTCGTGCACATCCACGGCGCACAGCCGACGCGCGTGAAGCGTGTCCTTCTTGGCCAGGGTGATGAGCTTTTCGACGAAGCGGCGGAGCTCCTTGGCCTTGGCCAGCGTCGTGCGGATCCGGTCGTGCCGGATCAGGCTGACGGTCTGGTTTCGGAGCAGCGCGATGCGGTGTTCCGAGGTGCGGCCCAGTTTGCGGTGATCCATTCCGTGGCGCATGGCGGCCTCACACGTTCATGCCGAGGGTCAGATCCAGCTTCTCCAGGAAGTCGTTGACCTCCTTGAGGGCCTTCTGACCGAAATTCTTGATCCCCTGGAGGTCCTTTTCCGTCATGCGGACGAGGTCCCTCACCGTCTCCACGTCGTTGGTCTGCAGCATTTTCACGATGCGTTGGTTCAGCTCCGTCTCGTCCAGGGCCTGGCCCAGGAGGTGTTCGAGACCGCCCGTCAGGACGGGCTGGGTCCCCTGGGGAATGACGGCGGCGTCGGGGCCCGTGAGGGCCCGGAAGAGCTCCAGGTGGGAGGTCAGGAGAGAGGCCGCGGAGGCCAGGGCCTGCTGGGGCGTGACGGCTCCGTTGGTCCAGATCTCCAGCTTCAGCTTCTCGTAGTCCGTGGCCTCGCCCACGCGGGTCTCGGTCACTTCGTAGTTGACCTTTCGGACGGGCGAGTGGATGGAATCGATGGCGATGTACTGCGGGTCCTCTACCTTGTTGGCCTCCGCGGGAACGTACCCACGCCCCTTGGTGAGGATGATCTCCATGTCGAGGGAGCCCTCCTCGTTGAGGGTGGCGATGGGGGCATCGGGGTTCAGGATGCGGATCGTGCCGTCGTGCTGGATGTCCCGGGCCTTGACTTCGGCCGGGCCCTGCACCGACAGGCGAAGGGTTTTCGGCTCGTCGGAGTGCTGGATGAACTGGATGGCCTTGAGGTTGAGCACCACGTCCGTCACGTCCTCGAGAACCCCGGGAACGGAGGTGAACTCGTGAAGAACGCCCTCGATCTTCACGGCCGAGATCGCCGCCCCCTCGATGGAGGAGAGGAGGATGCGCCTGAGCGCGTTGCCGAGGGTGATCCCCCAGCCCCGCTCCAGGGGCTGGGCCACGAACTCGCCGTAACGGTCCGTGAGGGTTTCGATATTGCACTCGATGAGGGTGGGCATCTGAAAAGGTTTCATGGGCACCCCGCTCCTTCGGCCTTACTTGGAATACAGCTCGACGATGAGCTGCTCCTCGATGGGGTAGGTGATGTCGGTGCGCTGCGGGTCCCGGACCACGGTACCCTTCAGGTTCTCGGCGTCCAGCCGCAGCCACTCGGGGACCCCTCGTCCGGACGAGGATTCCACGGCGGACTGCAGGAAGACGTTCTTGGCGAGCTCTCCCGAGACGGTGATCTCGTCCCCGGGCCGGACCCGGTAATTGGGGACGCCCACCCGGCGCCCGTTCACGCGGATGTGGCCGTGGGTCACCCACTGGCGGGACTGCTTGCGCGAGGAGGAGAAGCCGAGGCGGTAGACGGTGTTGTCCAGGCGCTTTTCGAGCAAGGACAGCAGGTTTTCTCCCGTGACCCCCTTGAGCCGGTCGGCCTCGTGAAAGTAGGTGCGGAACTGGCGTTCGAGGACGCCGTAGATGCGCTTGGCCTTCTGCTTTTCGCGGAGCTGGACGCCGTAGCCCTTCATCTTGCCGCGGCGGCGGACGTGCTGACCGGGCGGCGTGTTGCGCTTCTCGATGGCGCACTTCTCCTTGAAGCAGCGGTCCCCCTTCAGGAAGAGCTTGACGCTTTCCCTGCGGCAGAGGCGGCAGACAGCAGCATGATACCGAGCCAATGGAACCTCCTAACTCACACGCGCCGCCGCTTTGGCGGACGGCACCCGTTGTGGGGGATGGGCGTCATGTCGCGGATGGAGCGGATCTTGAGGCCCGAGCCTTGCACGGCCCGGATGGCCGATTCGCGGCCGGCCCCCGGTCCCGTGACTTCCACGTCCACCTCGCGCATTCCGTGCTCCATGGCCTTCTCGGCGGCCGCCCGGGCCGCCACCTGCGCGGCGAAGGGGGTGCCCTTCCGCGTTCCCTTGAAGCCCGAGGAGCCGGAGCTCGACCAAACGACCGTGTTGCCTTCCAGGTCCGTGACGTTCACCAGCGTGTTGTTGAAGGTGGCGCTGATGTGCACCACGCCCATGGGGATGTTCTTCTTCTCGCGCCGGGGCGTTCTCTTTCCAGCCTTTGCCTTCGCCATTCTCGCGCTCCTTGTGAAGGCTTACTTCTTGGTGGCCTTCTTTTTCCCGGGGACGGCCCTGCGGGGTCCCTTGTGGGTCCGTGCGTTGGTGTGGGTCCGCTGTCCGCGGACGGGCAGGCCCGTGCGGTGGCGGATTCCCCGGTAGCTCCCGATATCGATCAGGCGCCGGATGTCCATCTGGAGCTTCTTGCGGAGGTCGCCCTCCACGTTGCCCTCATCCTGGATGACCTTTCGGATCCGGGAGACCTCGTCTTCCGTGAGGTCCTTCA
It contains:
- the rplQ gene encoding 50S ribosomal protein L17, with product MRHGMDHRKLGRTSEHRIALLRNQTVSLIRHDRIRTTLAKAKELRRFVEKLITLAKKDTLHARRLCAVDVHDPEALKKLFSVLGPLYAQRPGGYTRVLKLGARRGDGAEEAIVELVGREPKFETKPAKGAKKAKAPAEKTAAKPAEGAGAPPEG
- the rpsD gene encoding 30S ribosomal protein S4, giving the protein MARYHAAVCRLCRRESVKLFLKGDRCFKEKCAIEKRNTPPGQHVRRRGKMKGYGVQLREKQKAKRIYGVLERQFRTYFHEADRLKGVTGENLLSLLEKRLDNTVYRLGFSSSRKQSRQWVTHGHIRVNGRRVGVPNYRVRPGDEITVSGELAKNVFLQSAVESSSGRGVPEWLRLDAENLKGTVVRDPQRTDITYPIEEQLIVELYSK
- the rpsM gene encoding 30S ribosomal protein S13; this encodes MARISGIDLPLNKRVEVALTYIFGIGDSRSRAILEKAGVSPDVRVKDLTEDEVSRIRKVIQDEGNVEGDLRKKLQMDIRRLIDIGSYRGIRHRTGLPVRGQRTHTNARTHKGPRRAVPGKKKATKK
- a CDS encoding DNA-directed RNA polymerase subunit alpha, with the translated sequence MKPFQMPTLIECNIETLTDRYGEFVAQPLERGWGITLGNALRRILLSSIEGAAISAVKIEGVLHEFTSVPGVLEDVTDVVLNLKAIQFIQHSDEPKTLRLSVQGPAEVKARDIQHDGTIRILNPDAPIATLNEEGSLDMEIILTKGRGYVPAEANKVEDPQYIAIDSIHSPVRKVNYEVTETRVGEATDYEKLKLEIWTNGAVTPQQALASAASLLTSHLELFRALTGPDAAVIPQGTQPVLTGGLEHLLGQALDETELNQRIVKMLQTNDVETVRDLVRMTEKDLQGIKNFGQKALKEVNDFLEKLDLTLGMNV
- a CDS encoding replication-associated recombination protein A, with protein sequence MASLFRTDAPVAPLAERVRPRKWEDLLGLESVSGPETPFGRQVAADALASTILWGPPGSGKTTLARLIAGGTRRPFVGLSAVLSSLKEVREVMEKARSGWRGDGRPTILFMDEIHRFNKAQQDAFLPYLEEGSVVLLGTTTENPSFHLTPALLSRCRVVILPGLGEQEILKILRRAMAEDAALKASGRAIPDPVLEDLARLSAADARFALNALEALVLRYPEGRAMTPADVRAWLSSGRVVYDWGGEEHYNLISAYHKSIRNSDVQAALYWLMRMLEGGEDPLFVARRLVRAASEDVGNADPQALRRALDAKEAVDFLGMPEGALALVQATAYLCAAPKSNRAYLAQKAVERDLRAGRRHPVPLALRNAPTRLMEEAGYGDGYAYAHDEPHGIADLDCLPPELVGREYYEPSTAGFEARISEWMALWKKRRAEARNSNRRREKE
- the rpsK gene encoding 30S ribosomal protein S11, with amino-acid sequence MAKAKAGKRTPRREKKNIPMGVVHISATFNNTLVNVTDLEGNTVVWSSSGSSGFKGTRKGTPFAAQVAARAAAEKAMEHGMREVDVEVTGPGAGRESAIRAVQGSGLKIRSIRDMTPIPHNGCRPPKRRRV